One window of Trichoderma breve strain T069 chromosome 3, whole genome shotgun sequence genomic DNA carries:
- a CDS encoding ergosterol biosynthesis ERG4/ERG24 family domain-containing protein, protein MTGTNPKYDFGGPLGTSAIVFGLPVLLYFFYFTCNDVTGCPAPALLEPRSLTVAELRSQIPWPEDGIWGFASWKVSGWVAAYYLLSLVLYRVLPGQEIYGTKLRESGRPLKYKLNAFSSTLVQLAACAVGTGLYGADFAVWTFIDENYLQIYTANLILAFAISVFVYVRSFSVKPGNPQLRELAQGGHTGNIMYDFFIGRELNPRITLPLFGEIDLKVWLEMRPGLTGWILLDLAFVAKQYRTYGYVSDSILFISAVQSYYVLEGQYAESGILGMMDTITDGLGYMLTFGDIVWVPFLYSTQTRYLSVFPLQLGWAGIAAVSAVFIVGVSIFRASNSQKRLFRTQPDHPSVKGMSYIQTKRGTRLLADGWWGVSRHINYFGDWLQASPFSLPTGVAGYLILPAGTVTTAGVGVATMLDGREVVQGAARGWGMVYTYLYVVYFATLLIHRERRDDAACAEKYGEDWDKYKKIVRWRILPGIY, encoded by the exons ATGACGGGGACAAACCCCAAATATGACTTTGGCGGGCC GCTAGGCACTTCTGCTATTGTCTTTGGCCTCCCAGTGCTGCTCTACTTCTTCTACTTCACTTGCAACGATGTTACCGGCTGTCCCGCGCCGGCCCTCCTGGAGCCTCGTTCCCTCACTGTCGCAGAGCTGAGAAGCCAGATTCCATGGCCCGAGGATGGCATCTGGGGCTTTGCCAGCTGGAAGGTCAGCGGCTGGGTCGCAGCTTACTATCTGCTTAGTCTGGTGCTCTATCGAGTGCTTCCTGGACAGGAGATTTACGGCACAAAGCTAAGAGAATCAGGTCGGCCGCTCAAGTACAAGCTAAACG CGTTTTCTTCCACTCTCGTCCAGCTAGCTGCATGTGCTGTAGGAACTGGTCTGTACGGCGCTGATTTCGCCGTCTGGACGTTTATCGACGAAAACTACCTGCAGATTTACACAGCCAATCTCATCCTTGCATTCGCAATCTCAGTGTTTGTGTATGTACGAAGCTTCAGCGTCAAGCCAGGCAACCCTCAATTGAGGGAACTCGCACAAGGAGGCCACACTGGCAATATCATGTACGACTTCTTCATTGGTCGTGAGCTGAACCCTCGTATCACGCTTCCCCTTTTCGGCGAGATTGATCTCAAAGTCTGGCTTGAAATGCGGCCTGGCCTGACTGGTTGGATCCTGCTTGATCTTGCCTTTGTTGCGAAACAGTATCGCACTTACGGATACGTGTCCGacagcatcctcttcatttcTGCTGTGCAGAGTTACTACGTCCTCGAAGGCCAATATGCCGAATCGGGAATCCTCGGCATGATGGATACCATCACAGATGGGCTGGGATACATGCTCACCTTTGGAGACATTGTTTGGGTGCCGTTCTTGTACTCTACCCAGACGCGTTAcctctccgtcttccccTTGCAATTAGGCTGGGCGGGAATTGCTGCCGTGTCCGCCGTATTCATCGTGGGAGTGTCCATATTCCGCGCCTCTAACTCGCAGAAACGCCTATTTCGCACGCAGCCGGATCACCCCAGCGTCAAGGGTATGTCGTATATCCAAACCAAGCGAGGCACAAGACTTCTCGCCGATGGCTGGTGGGGAGTATCGCGCCACATCAATTACTTTGGAGATTGGCTTCAGGCTTCGCCTTTTAGTCTTCCTACCGGCGTGGCAGGATATTTAATTCTCCCGGCTGGGACCGTTACCACTGCAGGGGTGGGCGTTGCTACGATGCTGGATGGCCGAGAGGTAGTTCAGGGTGCGGCAAGAGGCTGGGGTATGGTTTACACGTACTTGTACGTCGTGTACTTTGCTACGTTGTTAATACATCGCGAGAGACGGGATGACGCTGCGTGTGCGGAAAAGTATGGTGAGGACTGGGATAAGTACAAGAAAATTGTGAGATGGAGGATTTTGCCTGGTATTTACTGA